The Enterobacter asburiae genome window below encodes:
- the bacA gene encoding undecaprenyl-diphosphate phosphatase: MSDMHSLLVAAILGVVEGLTEFLPVSSTGHMIIVGHLLGFEGDTAKTFEVVIQLGSILAVVVMFWRRLFGLIGIHFGRPPQHEGAGKGRLSLIHILLGMIPAVVLGLVFHDAIKSLFNPINVMYALVVGGLLLIAAEVLKPKTPRAEGLDDMTYRQAFIIGCFQCLALWPGFSRSGATISGGMLMGVSRYAASEFSFLLAVPMMMGATVLDVYKSYHFLTAGDIPMFAVGFITAFIVALIAIKTFLQLIKRISFIPFAIYRFIVAAAVYVVFF, encoded by the coding sequence ATGAGCGATATGCACTCGCTGCTGGTGGCGGCAATACTGGGTGTGGTCGAAGGATTGACGGAGTTTTTGCCGGTCTCCAGTACGGGCCATATGATTATCGTTGGCCATCTGCTGGGCTTTGAAGGCGATACCGCAAAAACGTTTGAAGTGGTGATCCAGCTGGGGTCTATTCTGGCGGTGGTCGTGATGTTCTGGCGTCGCCTGTTTGGCCTGATCGGCATCCATTTTGGACGTCCGCCTCAGCACGAGGGGGCCGGTAAAGGTCGTCTGTCACTGATCCATATTCTGCTCGGGATGATCCCTGCGGTGGTGCTGGGTCTGGTGTTCCACGACGCCATCAAATCGCTGTTTAATCCGATTAACGTGATGTACGCGCTGGTGGTGGGAGGCTTACTGCTGATCGCCGCGGAAGTGCTGAAGCCAAAAACGCCGCGCGCGGAAGGTCTGGACGATATGACGTATCGTCAGGCGTTTATCATTGGTTGCTTCCAGTGTCTGGCGCTGTGGCCGGGCTTCTCGCGTTCAGGTGCTACCATCTCCGGTGGGATGCTGATGGGCGTAAGCCGTTACGCCGCATCAGAGTTCTCGTTCCTGCTGGCGGTGCCGATGATGATGGGCGCCACCGTGCTCGACGTCTATAAGAGCTATCACTTCCTGACGGCTGGCGACATTCCGATGTTCGCCGTCGGCTTCATCACCGCGTTTATCGTGGCGCTGATTGCCATCAAAACCTTCCTGCAGTTGATTAAGCGTATCTCGTTTATTCCGTTCGCGATCTATCGCTTTATCGTGGCGGCTGCGGTGTACGTGGTCTTCTTCTGA
- a CDS encoding multifunctional CCA addition/repair protein, with amino-acid sequence MKSYLVGGAVRDALLGLPVKDKDWVVVGATPEEMLDAGYQQVGRDFPVFLHPKSREEYALARTERKSGSGYTGFTCYATPDVTLEQDLLRRDLTINALAQDEDGQIVDAYGGQDDLRNRLLRHVSPAFSEDPLRVLRVARFAARYAHLSFRIADETMALMTTMTEAGELEHLTPERVWKETENALTTRNPQVFFQVLRDCGALKVLFPEIDALFGVPAPAKWHPEIDTGVHTLMTLSMAAMLSPDVDVRFSTLCHDLGKGLTPKEFWPRHHGHGPAGVKLVEGLCQRLRVPNEIRDLAKLVAEFHDLIHTFPILKPATIVKLFDNIDAWRKPQRVEQIALTSEADVRGRTGFEACDYPQGRLLRKAWDVAKAVPTKDVVEAGFKGPEIREELTKRRIQAVSDWKEKHCPQPKD; translated from the coding sequence GTGAAGAGTTATCTGGTCGGTGGTGCGGTACGTGATGCGTTGTTAGGTCTGCCGGTCAAAGATAAAGACTGGGTGGTGGTTGGCGCCACCCCTGAAGAGATGCTCGACGCGGGCTACCAGCAGGTAGGCCGCGATTTTCCCGTGTTCCTGCACCCGAAAAGCCGTGAAGAGTATGCCCTGGCGCGTACCGAGCGGAAATCGGGCTCGGGCTATACGGGCTTCACCTGCTATGCCACGCCGGACGTCACGCTGGAGCAAGATCTCCTGCGTCGCGATCTCACCATCAACGCGCTGGCGCAGGACGAAGACGGGCAGATCGTAGACGCCTATGGCGGTCAGGACGATCTGCGCAACCGTCTTTTACGTCACGTTTCCCCGGCGTTTTCTGAAGATCCGCTCCGCGTACTCCGCGTGGCGCGCTTTGCCGCGCGTTACGCCCATCTCAGCTTCCGTATTGCCGATGAGACAATGGCGCTGATGACCACCATGACCGAGGCGGGCGAGCTTGAACACCTGACGCCAGAGCGCGTCTGGAAAGAGACGGAAAATGCCCTCACCACGCGCAACCCGCAGGTCTTTTTCCAGGTCCTGCGCGACTGCGGCGCGCTGAAGGTACTGTTCCCGGAAATAGACGCGCTGTTTGGCGTACCTGCCCCGGCAAAATGGCACCCGGAAATTGATACCGGCGTACACACGCTGATGACCCTGAGCATGGCCGCCATGCTCAGCCCTGACGTGGACGTGCGCTTTTCCACCCTGTGCCACGATCTCGGCAAAGGCTTAACGCCAAAAGAATTCTGGCCTCGCCACCACGGGCACGGCCCGGCAGGGGTGAAGCTGGTCGAGGGGCTGTGCCAGCGTCTGCGCGTGCCGAACGAGATCCGCGATCTGGCGAAACTGGTGGCCGAGTTCCACGATCTGATCCACACCTTCCCCATCCTGAAACCGGCTACCATCGTTAAGCTTTTCGATAATATCGACGCCTGGCGCAAACCCCAGCGCGTGGAGCAAATCGCGCTGACCAGCGAAGCTGACGTGCGCGGTCGTACCGGTTTTGAAGCGTGCGATTACCCGCAGGGACGTTTACTGCGTAAAGCCTGGGACGTAGCGAAAGCGGTGCCCACGAAGGACGTTGTCGAAGCGGGATTCAAAGGACCGGAAATTCGCGAAGAGCTCACGAAACGGCGAATTCAGGCGGTGTCGGACTGGAAGGAAAAACATTGCCCTCAGCCGAAAGACTGA
- a CDS encoding TIGR04211 family SH3 domain-containing protein, producing the protein MLKLRLIGLTLLAFSAATAVHAEEKRYVSDELNTWVRSGPGDNYRLVGTVNAGEEVTLLQTNADTNYGQVRDSTGRTSWIPLKELSTVPSLRTRVPDLENQVKTLTDKLNNIDGTWNQRTAEMQQKVAQSDGVINGLKEENQKLKNELIVAQKKVNAANLQLDDKQRTIIMQWFMYGGGVLGVGLVLGLVLPHLIPRRKRKDRWMN; encoded by the coding sequence ATGCTTAAATTACGCCTGATTGGACTTACTTTACTCGCTTTTAGCGCCGCAACCGCAGTGCACGCTGAAGAGAAGCGTTACGTTTCTGACGAACTGAACACCTGGGTACGCAGTGGCCCCGGAGATAATTATCGCCTCGTGGGCACGGTGAATGCCGGCGAGGAAGTCACCCTGTTACAGACCAACGCGGACACCAACTATGGCCAGGTTCGCGACAGTACCGGTCGTACTTCCTGGATCCCGCTGAAAGAGCTGAGCACCGTGCCAAGCCTGCGCACGCGCGTTCCCGATCTGGAAAACCAGGTGAAGACTCTGACCGATAAGCTGAACAACATCGACGGCACCTGGAACCAGCGCACCGCTGAAATGCAGCAGAAAGTGGCGCAAAGCGACGGTGTGATTAACGGTCTGAAAGAAGAGAACCAGAAACTGAAAAACGAGCTGATTGTCGCGCAGAAGAAGGTGAATGCCGCTAATCTGCAGCTCGACGACAAACAGCGCACCATCATCATGCAGTGGTTTATGTATGGCGGCGGCGTGCTGGGCGTGGGTCTGGTACTGGGTCTGGTGCTGCCGCATCTGATCCCACGCCGCAAGCGTAAAGACCGCTGGATGAACTAA
- a CDS encoding CYTH domain-containing protein, producing MAQEIELKFIVEKDSVDALRQHLHTLSGEHHAPVQLLNIYYETPDNWLRRHDMGLRIRGASGRYEMTMKIAGRVVGGLHQRPEYNIDISKPELELERFPAEVWPDGELPSTLAEQVQPLFSTDFWREKWLVTEGKSRIEIALDLGDVKAGEFQEPICELELELLEGDANDVLKLARKLVNQSGLRQGSLSKAARGYHLAAGNAPRVLKETTILHVAPKASVEQGLEAALELALSQWQYHEELWVRNVKNAKSHVLAAIALVRHTLTLFGGIVPRKASAHLRDLLTQTETLMLSDVSAQTAIYSPQAATAKLALTEFLVTRGWRAFLDAKAETKIAENFKRFADIHLSRHAAELKSTFAYPLGDQYGDQLPRLSRNIDSMLLLSGAYDGVKTQAWLENWQGLKHAIETRQHIEIEHFRNEAISQEPFWLHSGKR from the coding sequence ATGGCACAAGAAATCGAATTAAAGTTTATCGTCGAAAAAGACAGCGTTGACGCACTCCGCCAGCATCTGCATACGCTTTCCGGCGAACACCATGCACCGGTACAACTGCTTAATATCTATTACGAAACGCCAGACAACTGGCTGCGTCGCCACGATATGGGGCTGCGCATCCGCGGCGCGAGCGGGCGCTACGAGATGACGATGAAAATTGCCGGCCGCGTGGTCGGCGGTTTACATCAGCGCCCGGAATACAATATCGACATCAGCAAGCCAGAACTTGAGCTGGAACGTTTCCCGGCGGAAGTCTGGCCGGATGGCGAGCTGCCTTCCACGCTGGCGGAACAGGTGCAGCCGCTGTTCAGCACCGATTTCTGGCGCGAGAAATGGCTGGTGACGGAAGGCAAAAGCCGCATCGAAATCGCCCTCGATCTGGGGGACGTGAAGGCGGGTGAGTTCCAGGAACCGATTTGCGAACTCGAGCTTGAGCTGCTGGAAGGGGACGCGAATGACGTGCTGAAGCTGGCGCGTAAGCTGGTGAACCAGTCCGGACTGCGTCAGGGAAGCCTGAGTAAAGCCGCGCGGGGTTACCATCTGGCCGCCGGAAATGCGCCGCGCGTGCTGAAAGAGACGACCATCCTGCACGTTGCGCCGAAAGCCAGCGTTGAACAGGGTCTGGAAGCCGCGCTGGAGCTGGCGCTTTCTCAGTGGCAATACCATGAAGAGCTGTGGGTGCGAAATGTGAAAAACGCGAAATCCCACGTGCTGGCGGCGATTGCCCTGGTGCGCCATACCCTGACGCTGTTCGGCGGTATTGTTCCTCGCAAAGCGAGCGCTCACTTACGTGACCTGCTGACGCAAACCGAAACGCTGATGCTCTCCGACGTATCGGCGCAAACGGCGATCTACAGCCCGCAAGCCGCGACGGCAAAACTGGCGCTGACCGAGTTCCTGGTGACGCGCGGCTGGCGCGCCTTCCTGGATGCGAAAGCCGAGACCAAAATCGCGGAAAACTTTAAGCGTTTCGCGGATATTCATCTTTCCCGTCATGCCGCCGAGCTGAAGAGTACCTTTGCGTATCCGCTCGGCGATCAGTATGGCGATCAGCTTCCTCGTCTGTCGCGCAACATCGACAGCATGCTGCTGCTTTCCGGCGCTTATGACGGCGTTAAAACCCAGGCCTGGCTGGAGAACTGGCAGGGGCTGAAGCACGCCATTGAAACCCGCCAGCATATTGAGATTGAGCATTTCCGTAACGAGGCCATTTCGCAGGAGCCGTTCTGGCTGCACAGCGGAAAACGTTAA
- the glnE gene encoding bifunctional [glutamate--ammonia ligase]-adenylyl-L-tyrosine phosphorylase/[glutamate--ammonia-ligase] adenylyltransferase, whose product MPLSSPLQQQWQTVCERLPESLPASSLSEQAKSVLAFSDFVQESISANPDWLAELENAPPQADEWRHYAGWLQTALEDVADEATLMRVLRQFRRRVMVRIAWAQALELVSEESTLQQLSELAQTLIVAARDWLYAACCKEWGTPCSEEGVPQPLLILGMGKLGGCELNFSSDIDLIFAWPENGSTRGGRRELDNAQFFTRLGQRLIKALDQPTQDGFVYRVDMRLRPFGDSGPLVLSFAALEDYYQEQGRDWERYAMVKARIMGDSDDAYANELRAMLRPFVFRRYIDFSVIQSLRNMKGMIAREVRRRGLKDNIKLGAGGIREIEFIVQVFQLIRGGREPSLQSRSLLPTLSVIEQLHLLPDGDAQTLREAYLFLRRLENLLQSINDEQTQTLPGDDLNRARLAWGMRVDDWTALTERLDAHMAGVRRIFNELIGDDESESPDDALSEHWRELWQDALQEDDTTPVLTHLTDDARHRVVALIADFRLELNKRAIGPRGRQVLDHLMPHLLSEVCSRADAPVPLSRMMPLLSGIITRTTYLELLSEFPGALKHLITLCAASPMVANKLARYPLLLDELLDPNTLYQPTATDAYRDELRQYLLRVPEEDEEQQLEALRQFKQAQMLRVAAADIAGTLPVMKVSDHLTWLAEAIIDAVVHQAWVQMVARYGQPKHLAEREGRGFAVVGYGKLGGWELGYSSDLDLIFLHDCPVDVMTDGEREIDGRQFYLRLAQRIMHLFSTRTSSGILYEVDARLRPSGAAGMLVTSTESFADYQKNEAWTWEHQALVRARVVYGDPQLKTQFDVIRREVMTTLRDGSTLQTEVREMREKMRAHLGNKHRDRFDIKADEGGITDIEFITQYLVLLHAHDKPKLTRWSDNVRILELLAQNDIMDEQEAQALTRAYTTLRDELHHLALQEEPGHVALDSFAHERAQVTASWQKWLVEPCVTNQV is encoded by the coding sequence ATGCCGCTTTCTTCACCGTTACAGCAGCAGTGGCAGACCGTTTGCGAACGTCTGCCTGAGTCATTACCGGCGTCATCGTTAAGCGAGCAGGCGAAGAGCGTGCTCGCCTTCAGTGATTTTGTGCAGGAAAGTATCAGCGCCAACCCGGACTGGCTGGCAGAGCTTGAGAACGCGCCGCCGCAGGCGGACGAGTGGCGGCATTACGCCGGCTGGCTGCAGACTGCGCTTGAAGACGTTGCGGATGAAGCGACGCTGATGCGCGTCCTGCGCCAGTTCCGCCGTCGGGTGATGGTGCGCATTGCCTGGGCTCAGGCGCTGGAGCTGGTGAGCGAAGAGAGCACGCTGCAGCAGCTAAGCGAGCTGGCGCAAACGCTGATTGTCGCCGCGCGCGACTGGCTCTACGCCGCCTGCTGTAAAGAGTGGGGCACGCCGTGCAGCGAGGAAGGGGTTCCTCAGCCGCTGCTGATTCTGGGGATGGGCAAGCTGGGCGGCTGCGAGCTGAACTTCTCCTCCGACATTGACCTGATTTTTGCCTGGCCCGAGAACGGCTCCACGCGCGGCGGCCGTCGCGAGCTGGACAACGCCCAGTTCTTTACCCGCCTCGGCCAGCGTCTGATTAAGGCGCTGGATCAGCCGACGCAGGACGGTTTTGTTTACCGCGTGGACATGCGCCTGCGCCCGTTTGGCGACAGCGGCCCGCTGGTGCTGAGCTTTGCCGCGCTGGAAGATTACTACCAGGAGCAGGGGCGCGACTGGGAGCGCTATGCGATGGTTAAAGCGCGGATCATGGGCGATAGCGACGACGCCTACGCCAACGAGCTGCGCGCCATGCTGCGCCCGTTCGTATTCCGTCGCTATATCGACTTCAGCGTGATCCAGTCCCTGCGTAATATGAAAGGGATGATCGCCCGTGAGGTGCGCCGTCGTGGTCTGAAGGACAACATCAAGCTCGGCGCGGGCGGCATCCGCGAAATCGAATTTATCGTTCAGGTCTTCCAGCTTATTCGCGGTGGCCGTGAGCCGTCCCTGCAGTCCCGCTCGCTGCTGCCGACCCTGAGCGTCATCGAGCAGCTGCACCTGCTGCCGGACGGCGACGCGCAAACCCTGCGCGAGGCCTATTTGTTCCTGCGCCGTCTGGAAAACCTGCTGCAAAGCATCAACGACGAACAGACCCAGACCCTGCCTGGCGATGACCTTAACCGGGCGCGCCTGGCCTGGGGCATGCGCGTGGACGACTGGACGGCGTTAACCGAACGGCTGGATGCCCATATGGCAGGCGTGCGCCGCATCTTTAACGAGCTGATCGGTGATGACGAAAGTGAATCACCGGACGATGCGCTTTCCGAGCACTGGCGCGAGCTGTGGCAGGACGCGCTCCAGGAAGATGACACCACGCCGGTGCTGACGCACTTAACCGACGACGCGCGCCATCGCGTGGTGGCGCTGATCGCTGATTTCCGTCTTGAGCTGAACAAACGCGCCATCGGCCCGCGCGGTCGTCAGGTGCTGGATCACCTGATGCCGCACCTGCTGAGCGAGGTCTGCTCGCGGGCGGACGCGCCGGTGCCGCTGTCGCGCATGATGCCGCTGCTGAGCGGGATCATCACGCGTACCACCTATCTGGAACTTTTAAGCGAGTTTCCTGGGGCGCTGAAGCACCTGATTACGCTCTGCGCCGCGTCGCCGATGGTGGCCAACAAGCTCGCGCGTTACCCGCTGCTGCTGGATGAGCTGCTCGACCCGAACACGCTGTATCAGCCCACGGCGACGGATGCCTACCGGGACGAGCTGCGTCAGTATCTGCTGCGCGTGCCGGAAGAGGATGAAGAGCAACAGCTGGAGGCGCTGCGTCAGTTTAAGCAGGCGCAGATGCTGCGCGTGGCGGCGGCGGACATCGCCGGAACGCTGCCGGTGATGAAAGTGAGCGATCACTTAACCTGGCTGGCAGAGGCAATCATTGACGCGGTGGTCCATCAGGCGTGGGTGCAGATGGTGGCGCGCTACGGCCAGCCGAAACACCTGGCCGAACGTGAAGGACGCGGATTCGCGGTCGTGGGGTACGGCAAGCTTGGCGGCTGGGAGCTGGGCTATAGCTCCGATCTGGATTTAATCTTCCTGCACGACTGCCCGGTTGACGTGATGACCGACGGCGAGCGTGAAATTGACGGGCGTCAGTTCTACCTGCGCCTGGCGCAGCGCATCATGCACCTGTTCAGCACGCGCACCTCGTCGGGCATTTTGTATGAAGTGGATGCCCGTCTGCGTCCGTCCGGCGCGGCGGGCATGCTGGTGACCTCAACGGAATCCTTCGCCGATTACCAGAAGAATGAAGCCTGGACGTGGGAGCATCAGGCGCTGGTGCGCGCTCGCGTGGTGTACGGCGATCCGCAGCTCAAAACGCAGTTTGACGTCATCCGCAGGGAGGTTATGACCACCTTGCGTGATGGCAGCACGCTGCAAACGGAAGTGCGCGAAATGCGCGAGAAAATGCGCGCGCATCTCGGTAATAAACATCGCGATCGCTTTGATATTAAAGCCGACGAGGGCGGGATTACCGATATTGAGTTCATTACCCAGTATCTGGTGCTGCTGCACGCCCACGACAAGCCGAAGCTGACGCGCTGGTCCGATAACGTGCGCATTCTGGAGCTGCTGGCGCAAAATGACATCATGGACGAGCAGGAGGCGCAGGCTTTAACCCGCGCCTACACGACGCTTCGCGATGAGCTTCATCACCTGGCGCTGCAGGAGGAACCGGGGCACGTGGCGCTGGACAGTTTTGCTCATGAACGTGCTCAGGTAACGGCCAGCTGGCAGAAGTGGCTGGTGGAACCGTGCGTAACAAATCAAGTGTGA
- the hldE gene encoding bifunctional D-glycero-beta-D-manno-heptose-7-phosphate kinase/D-glycero-beta-D-manno-heptose 1-phosphate adenylyltransferase HldE, with product MKVTLPEFERAGVMVVGDVMLDRYWYGPTSRISPEAPVPVVKVDTIEERPGGAANVAMNIASLGAQSRLVGLTGIDDAARALSKSLADVNVKCDFVSVPTHPTITKLRVLSRNQQLIRLDFEEGFEGVDPEPLHERINQALGNIGALVLSDYAKGALASVKTMIQLARKANVPVLIDPKGTDFERYRGATLLTPNLSEFEAVAGKCKTEEELVERGMKIIADFELSALLVTRSEQGMTLLQPGKAPLHMPTQAQEVYDVTGAGDTVIGVLAATLAAGNSLEEACYFANAAAGVVVGKLGTSTVSPIELENAVRGRADTGFGVMTEDELKVAVAAARKRGEKVVMTNGVFDILHAGHVSYLANARKLGDRLIVAVNSDASTKRLKGETRPVNPLEQRMIVLGALEAVDWVVSFEEDTPQRLIAGILPDLLVKGGDYKPEQIAGSEEVWANGGEVMVLNFEDGCSTTNIIKKIQKDSQ from the coding sequence ATGAAAGTAACACTGCCAGAGTTTGAACGTGCTGGGGTAATGGTTGTTGGGGATGTGATGCTGGATCGCTACTGGTATGGGCCTACCAGCCGCATCTCTCCGGAAGCACCGGTACCGGTGGTTAAGGTCGACACCATTGAAGAGCGTCCCGGCGGCGCGGCAAACGTGGCGATGAACATTGCCTCTCTGGGCGCGCAGTCGCGTCTGGTGGGCCTGACCGGCATTGACGATGCGGCGCGCGCGCTGAGCAAGTCGCTGGCGGACGTGAACGTGAAGTGCGACTTCGTCTCTGTTCCGACCCACCCGACCATCACCAAGCTGCGCGTGCTGTCGCGCAACCAGCAGCTGATCCGCCTCGACTTTGAAGAAGGGTTCGAAGGCGTTGATCCTGAGCCGCTGCACGAGCGTATCAACCAGGCGCTGGGCAATATCGGCGCGCTGGTGCTGTCCGACTACGCCAAAGGCGCGCTGGCGAGCGTGAAGACGATGATTCAGCTGGCGCGTAAAGCCAACGTCCCGGTGCTGATCGACCCGAAAGGGACCGATTTTGAGCGCTATCGCGGCGCAACCCTGCTGACGCCAAACCTCTCCGAGTTTGAAGCGGTGGCGGGCAAGTGCAAAACCGAGGAAGAGCTGGTTGAGCGCGGCATGAAGATCATTGCTGATTTCGAGCTGTCTGCTTTGCTCGTCACCCGCTCCGAGCAGGGGATGACGCTGCTGCAGCCGGGCAAAGCGCCGCTGCATATGCCAACCCAGGCGCAGGAAGTGTACGACGTGACCGGTGCCGGTGATACGGTGATCGGCGTGCTGGCGGCGACGCTGGCAGCAGGAAACTCGCTGGAAGAGGCGTGCTACTTCGCTAACGCCGCGGCGGGCGTGGTCGTCGGTAAGCTCGGTACCTCAACCGTTTCGCCAATCGAGCTGGAAAACGCGGTACGCGGTCGTGCGGATACCGGTTTTGGCGTTATGACCGAAGACGAGCTGAAGGTGGCCGTCGCCGCCGCGCGTAAGCGTGGTGAAAAAGTGGTGATGACCAACGGCGTGTTCGACATTCTGCACGCGGGCCACGTTTCGTATCTGGCGAATGCGCGCAAGCTGGGCGATCGCCTGATTGTGGCGGTTAATAGCGATGCGTCGACGAAGCGCCTGAAGGGTGAAACGCGCCCGGTGAACCCGCTCGAACAGCGCATGATTGTGCTCGGCGCGCTGGAAGCCGTGGACTGGGTGGTGTCGTTTGAAGAAGATACCCCGCAGCGTCTGATTGCCGGCATTCTGCCGGACCTGCTGGTTAAAGGTGGGGATTACAAGCCGGAGCAGATCGCGGGTAGCGAAGAGGTCTGGGCGAACGGCGGCGAGGTGATGGTGCTCAACTTTGAGGACGGGTGCTCAACCACCAACATCATCAAGAAGATCCAGAAGGACAGTCAGTAA
- the ubiK gene encoding ubiquinone biosynthesis accessory factor UbiK — MIDPKKIEQIARQVHESMPKGIREFGDDVEKKIRQTLQAQLVRLDLVSREEFDVQTQVLLRTREKLALLEQRLTELENRNAPEEVKPAPAIPPVDDQE, encoded by the coding sequence ATGATTGACCCGAAAAAAATTGAGCAGATCGCGCGTCAGGTTCATGAATCTATGCCAAAAGGCATTCGTGAATTTGGTGATGACGTAGAAAAGAAAATCCGCCAGACGCTGCAGGCGCAGTTGGTTCGCCTTGATTTAGTCAGCCGCGAAGAGTTTGACGTGCAGACCCAGGTTCTGCTGCGCACCCGCGAGAAGCTGGCGCTGCTGGAACAGCGTCTGACCGAGCTGGAAAACCGAAATGCGCCGGAAGAAGTGAAGCCGGCACCGGCTATTCCACCGGTGGACGACCAGGAATAA
- the ribB gene encoding 3,4-dihydroxy-2-butanone-4-phosphate synthase → MNQTLLSSFGTSTQRVEHALDALREGRGVMVLDDENRENEGDMIFAAENMTVEQMALTIRHGSGIVCLCINEDRRKQLDLPMMVENNTSAFGTGFTVTIEAAHGVTTGVSAADRLTTVRAAIADGAKPSDLHRPGHVFPLRAQAGGVLTRGGHTEATIDLVTLAGFKPAGVLCELTNDDGTMARAPECITFARLHNMPVVTIEDLVEYRQAHERKAS, encoded by the coding sequence ATGAATCAGACGCTACTTTCCTCTTTTGGCACTTCAACTCAACGTGTTGAACATGCACTGGATGCACTGCGCGAAGGCCGCGGTGTGATGGTGCTTGACGATGAAAACCGTGAAAACGAAGGCGATATGATTTTCGCCGCCGAAAACATGACCGTTGAACAGATGGCGCTGACCATCCGTCACGGCAGCGGCATCGTATGCCTGTGTATTAATGAAGATCGTCGTAAGCAACTCGATCTGCCGATGATGGTCGAAAACAACACCAGCGCCTTTGGTACCGGTTTTACCGTGACCATTGAAGCGGCGCATGGTGTGACCACCGGTGTGTCTGCGGCTGACCGTCTGACCACCGTACGTGCAGCAATTGCTGATGGTGCGAAGCCATCCGATCTGCACCGTCCAGGCCACGTCTTCCCACTGCGTGCGCAGGCGGGCGGCGTGTTGACCCGCGGCGGCCACACCGAAGCGACGATCGACCTGGTGACGCTGGCTGGCTTCAAACCTGCTGGCGTGCTGTGCGAACTGACCAATGATGACGGCACCATGGCGCGCGCGCCGGAGTGCATCACCTTTGCCCGCCTGCACAACATGCCGGTGGTAACGATTGAAGATCTGGTTGAGTATCGCCAGGCGCACGAGCGCAAAGCCAGCTGA
- the zupT gene encoding zinc transporter ZupT, producing the protein MSVPLILTILAGAATFIGAILGVLGQKPSNRVLAFSLGFAAGIMLLISLMEMLPAALGTEGMSPLLGYGMFVFGLLGYFALDRMLPHAHPQDLMQKNVTPMPRNIKRTAVLLTLGISLHNFPEGVATYVTASSNLEMGFGIALAVALHNIPEGLAVAGPVYAATGSKRTAVFWAGISGMAEILGGVLAWLILGSLVSPVVMAEIMAAVAGIMVALSVDELMPLAKEIDPNNNPSYGVLCGMSVMGLSLVLLQTAGIG; encoded by the coding sequence ATGTCAGTCCCCCTGATCCTGACCATATTGGCAGGTGCCGCGACATTCATCGGTGCGATCCTCGGCGTGCTCGGCCAAAAGCCCTCTAACCGCGTACTGGCCTTCTCACTGGGCTTTGCTGCCGGGATCATGCTGCTCATCTCCCTGATGGAGATGCTGCCTGCCGCGTTGGGCACAGAAGGCATGTCTCCGCTGCTGGGCTACGGCATGTTTGTCTTTGGCCTGCTGGGATACTTTGCCCTCGATCGGATGCTGCCGCACGCGCATCCGCAGGATTTAATGCAGAAAAACGTGACGCCCATGCCGCGCAATATCAAGCGTACCGCCGTGCTGTTAACGCTTGGCATCAGCCTGCACAACTTCCCGGAAGGGGTCGCTACCTACGTGACGGCCAGCAGCAATCTTGAGATGGGCTTTGGCATCGCGCTGGCGGTCGCCTTACACAATATTCCTGAAGGACTGGCCGTCGCCGGCCCCGTGTATGCCGCAACGGGATCGAAACGCACCGCGGTGTTCTGGGCGGGCATTTCCGGGATGGCCGAAATCCTTGGCGGCGTACTGGCCTGGCTGATCCTTGGTAGCCTGGTCTCTCCGGTAGTGATGGCAGAGATTATGGCCGCGGTAGCCGGGATCATGGTTGCGCTTTCGGTGGATGAACTGATGCCGCTGGCGAAGGAGATCGATCCTAACAACAACCCCAGCTATGGCGTGCTGTGCGGAATGTCGGTGATGGGATTAAGTCTGGTTCTCCTGCAGACCGCAGGAATCGGGTAA